The genomic interval CCAGCAGACCGCAGTTGCGGCCAAGCGCGCGACGCTGAAGGCCTTTCACGAGGCGATGGCCAACTGGCTCGAGCGGACGCTCTGACGCGCCCTCTCCCTACAGCCCCTTGGCGAGCCAGCCGCCGTCGACCGGCAAGTCGATGCCGGTGACATAGGCGGCCGCCGGCGAGGCCAGGAACAGGCACGGCCCGACCAGGTCCTCAGAGCATCCCCAGCGCGGCAGCAGCATGTGCGCCTGGCGTTCGGCATGCAGGGCCGGATCGGCATGGCTCTTCCGCGTCATGTCGGTGTGGATGTAGCCCGGGCACAGGTTGTTGACCCGCACGTTGCGCGCGCCGAAGTCGCGCGCCACAGCGAGCGTCAGCTGTCTGAGCGCCGCCTTGGACGCCTGATAGGCCGGATTGCCCGGAAAGCCGAGATGTGCCCCGAGGCTGGTGACGTTGACGATGGCGCCGCCGCCGCGCCCGGCCATCTCGGCCGCGACGCGCCGAATCAGCCGGAACGGCGCGTCGAGGTTGACCGCCAGGGTGGCGCGCCAGATCTCGTCGGCATAGGGATCGTCGCCGCCCAGGCTGACGCCGGCGTTGTTGACGAGAACGTCGATCCGAGCGAAGCGCGCCAGCGCCGCCTCTGCAATACACTCGGCCGCGTCCGGTTCGGTCAGGTCGGCGACCATCGGATGAACCCCCGCCGGCGCGCCGCCCTCGCAGGCCAGGCGGTCGACGGCGAGCACCTGCGCGCCGTGCCTGGCAAAGCCTTCGGCGATCGCCCGGCCGTTGCCGCGCGCCGCCCCGGTCACGATGACGGCGAGGTTCTCGACGGAAAACAGTGAGTTGGTCACGGCGTCCTCCGCCCGTCAGCGCAGCCCGCTGCGGAAGGCATAGGTGGTCGGCGTGTCGCCGAGATCGCGGCTGCGGTTCCAGCCCTTGATCTGGGCGATGATGTCGACGCCGACCGCCTCGCTCCAGGCCGCCATCAGGCGGGCGAACACCGGGC from Polymorphum gilvum SL003B-26A1 carries:
- a CDS encoding SDR family NAD(P)-dependent oxidoreductase, with the translated sequence MTNSLFSVENLAVIVTGAARGNGRAIAEGFARHGAQVLAVDRLACEGGAPAGVHPMVADLTEPDAAECIAEAALARFARIDVLVNNAGVSLGGDDPYADEIWRATLAVNLDAPFRLIRRVAAEMAGRGGGAIVNVTSLGAHLGFPGNPAYQASKAALRQLTLAVARDFGARNVRVNNLCPGYIHTDMTRKSHADPALHAERQAHMLLPRWGCSEDLVGPCLFLASPAAAYVTGIDLPVDGGWLAKGL